The genomic segment CCCCGGGGCCCCACACTGCCTGCAGGGAGAGCAGGACGGCTCTCATCTGCCCCTTGACACTTAGAAGGACTTAATGGATCTGTCAAAACTAATGTAGAATCAGGGAGACCGGGGCAGAGCCTGACAGACACCACAGGGCTCTTTCTTTCTCAACACCTGCAACCGGGAGCCCATCCACCCCTGTCATCTCTGTGCCCTGCAGGACGGGGTTCTCCTCACTGCATGGGGCcctggttctggggtgggggttacttcaggcccctcctccaggtgCCCGTCTCCCTTCCTCAGTGGGTTCCCGGGAACCTGCAGTCCTCTCCCTCACTCTGCTGAGGAGACGTCTGCAGGAGCAGCAGGTGACACTCTGCTTTTTGGGGAGTGTTCATGGCAGGAAGAACTTGGCACAAAACTTCCATGGTTTTTCCTGACCTGGGCGATCTCTGCCGTCCCGTGTGTTCTCACCAATCCACCCAAGGGCCGAGGAAGCCCGAGCTTGGCTGGAGTGGACGACAAGCTCTGCCAGCACCGCGGACGGGGGCACCTGTCGGGCAGCCACCCACATCTAGAAGCCTGGGCCTGTGATAAGGGGAGACCCGGGGACGGGgaccagctgggggtggggaatatGGGCCCTCACGCCTTTTCTCTGTCCCAGGCCTCTAGGGCCCAGATGATGTCCTTACTGTGATGCCGGGTGATCAAAGCCCAGCACCCATAACCTCACCACCACAGAAGCCAGGCCTTCTGGGCCCGTGTCTGTGGGGCAGGAGCCGCCTGCCCCTGGCTGCCCTCGGCCCAGCCTGGGGCATCAGCACCTGTCTAGGGCCCTTCTCACCTCTGGTACCTTCATCTTCTCTTTATCAGGATTCCTACAGCACGATACAATGACCGAGGGGCACTTCTGGGCCAGTGCGGCTGGGCTCTAGAAGGAGAAAACAGTGTCTGCTTCTTGGCGGGCAGCTCCTGGGGTAGGGACACTGTGGCTGTTGCCCTGCACCTGTCACTTCCTGGCCACTCCGCCAGTGTTTGCTGGGAGAACTCAAGGACCAAGGGGCAGCACCGTGTCCCTTAGGAGAGAGCCGCCCTAGTGCAAACCCGGCAAACTCTTAGTTTGCAAATAAGGCTGCTCCCCAAAAGGGCAAGAAATTCTATCACCTCGCCTTCGTTCCCGGGGCAGCCCTCCTTAGAGAAGCCTGGCCCTGGGACTCTGGGACTCAGAGGAGGGGACCAGGTCTGAAACCGAGCCCCTTTACCATAACCCACCTGCGTCCTATGGAAGACCCTCCTACACACAGGCGTTTGAACAAAAGCCCCTTGTCTCAGAGGGAATCACAGCAGTTGCTGAAACAGGCCCCTGAGTTGCTCATTCAGTGACAGAGGCCCTCGGTCAGGCTCTGAAGGGAGCACGAGAAGGGTGTCCTCTGTGTGACACTGGGAGCCCCACATCTTATAGGGGGCCCACCATGGCCCTGTCACCCTCTTCTGCCAGCTCTCCCTGCCCAGGTcatgagggctgggggtgggggagactgcCCTAGGCTGCGGGGGGGCTCACTGTGAAGGCCAGTGTGCCCGCAGGCTCTGACACCATCACAACCAAAGCAAACAcgacctaccttgtgtggtgctggtggtggcttCTGGGAAATAGAAAGATGGAGTGATAAACACAGGTTGGAAGGCTCTGGCTCAGCCTTGTACACAGGAGGGGGCCTGCTCTGCAGCAGAGGGACAGAGCAGGGCCTTGGGTGTCCACCTGAGTGCTcgctgcgtgtgggtctgtggtCGGCTGGCTCCACCTGCCTGCGCTGAGCCCACCCTTCCCTGTGGGTCCCCGGGGAGACATTCAGCCTAGGAtgcctggtgctgctgcaggCATCTAACGGGGGGTTTTCATCAGCACCCTATACGTCTTATGAAGACAAGAgatcctccccttcccttcctgctcctccccccTTCCTCCGCACACCCTGAACCGCCCCTGTGCCCGGCCCTCAGGGAAGTCCACCTGGCACCCTGGCTTCCTGTCCTCAGGCCCCCAGTGTGCAGACCTCAGGCCTTCCGGCGTCTTGCTGGGGCTGCGCCCTCACACCCCCGGGGTCCTTCCTCCCATAGTGCTCCCGGGCCTGCCCTTGGGAGCCCAGCTAGCCGGGCCTCTGCGCCCGCCCTACCCGGGGCCcgcctctgccctctgctgttGCCCTGGTTAGGCAGCACAATGGCCACATGCCATGAAGGTGACATTTTCCCCCAGTATCTCAGGGACCAAGGCCCATCGAGACACCAGTCCTGGAGCTGCCATGGCAGGAATGGGGGCACTTCACATCTGTCCCCTGCCCAGCCTGGCGCCCAGCCCTGACAACTGGGCCCTGAGTAGTgactgggaaggaaggacagggctccagagatgggcagaggccaTGTGTGTTTTGAAAGGTACAGCTGACCCAGAGGAGAGCATTCGGGGGGCACCTGGCCCTCCCTTTGGGGCCATCGCTGCCCAGGCAGGGTCTGTGCTTTCCTCCAATCCACAGCAGAGGCCCCTCCCTGGCCTTTGTCCCTGTGGGTCCTTCAGAAGCCTGAGTCGGGCCTGGGGTCACTTCTCCTCAGGGGTAGGGCCGCTCACAGGTCCCCTCTCTGGGCCAAGCCTGAGGCACAAAGCCCCTCAGAGGCcaggctgtgtgcccaggaaTGGGAGGGTGGCTCTGAGCCCCCATGTGCGCAGGTGATGACCTCAGAACTGACGGGAACCTTCCCACAGGTGGAATCCCGGGGCAGCCAGGAGTCCCCATACTTTGGGGGACGGCTGGGGAGTGCCTGGGCCACAGGGCTGTGTAGTCAGGGGTCACTCACACTTTTACTGCGCCATCGCCAGATACAGCAGCAGCACAGCaccaggaaaaagggcagcatcAGGAGGGGCACAGCCCAGTAGAGAGAGTGTAAACTGAGGAACACCCCTCTGGGAGGCCCTCCATCTGGCTGAGTATCCTCTTTGTCTTCCGGCCCACCATCTGGAAGGGCTCTTTGTTGGGCAGGCGGTGGTGTGGCACCCAGTAAGGCAGGTGGGGTCCCCTCCTGAGGAAAGCACACGTGTTAAGTCCTCGTGCACCTGGGCAGCTTCCTGTGGTGCCCATCACTTGGCATCCCACCCCACACCTCCAAATCCACCTTTCCCCCTTACACTCAGATTACCCCACTCTGAGAGGCCACAGCAGGACTAGGAGCCAGGGGCTGGGCCCTGAGGGCCCTGAAGCACCCTGGGCCACAGACCCTGCTCAGAGGCTCTGACCCAGAACCCTGCCAGGGTGTCCGGCATCCTCCGTGCTGGGCCACAGGCAGTGCCCACTGCATGCCCGGGCTGACagcacaggggcctggggaggtgcCCACCAGTGAAGGCACACATGGGGTGCAGGGGGGCTCCTGGGGCCGGGATGAAGGGGGTCTGCAGCATCAGGGCAGCACCCTGGGTCTATCTCCCCATAGcctggccctccctggcccctacccagagctgctcagcccctctgAGCTGCACTTCCACATCCGGAGGAGCGAGTGAGGGGACACCTGTGAGGTTTAGGGTTCAAACCCCATCCTGGTACAGGGCAGGCCCGTAAGGAATGGGGGCTCCTGTCCTGTTCTTCTTCATAGTCACGGAGAAGCCCACTGTATCTGTGCAGTCAGGGGCTGCAAGGCCTGAACCGGTCACCCAAGTGCGATGCTTCAGGTTAGGGGGAGAGGGACAGGGCGACGTGGACTCgtgcccaggaggcagggccgaggagaggggaggccaggccagggcgGGGGGGAAGCCACTGTGCTGGGAGTAGACACCGGTTGGCTCCTGAGTTCTTCTCCCAATGTGCCTGTTGAAGGGCGCTTGTCACCAGGTGGGACCCCAATGGGCAAGTGGGTCAGTTCCGTCTGCTGCCGGGAGCAGACATCCAGGGATAAGTATAAACAGACATGCCCAGGAGTGTCAGTGCTGTCGGAAGCCAGGCGTGGGAGCAGGGGCTGTACCCGCAGCGGGGCCCGAGCACCAGTGCAGTGGAATTCACCTCCACTATGCAGGGCCGGAGGGggtcccagcctccagggctcctgGGTCTGAGACCCCAGTTTTGAGGGCCTGGACTctagctccctgcacacagcctccagcctccacccccCACCTAAGCCAGACCCAGAGGGAGCTCTGAACTCCCCACCAGGAGACCCAGGCCAGGGAGGCGGCAAGGTGGGAGTCAAGGGGCCGCTCTCAGCACTGTCCCGGAGTCTGCTTGGAGCTCCAAGTGCAGGGTGCCATGTGCCTTCAGGGACCCTGGGCTTGCAacagggcagaggagctgcacGGCCGCAGACACCTTCACAGGGGTACCCCGAGGGCACTTCTGAAGCCTGAGCGGGGGCACCGCTCCCCAGGGAAAGGTTCAGGGGCTGCCGTGGCTGTGAGGTGCTGCCCAGGTGCCCAGCTGCCCAAGCGACTTGCTGGGCCTGCCCTGGACACTGTTCCTGCCTTTGGCTTCCCAGTGTGTCTCCCTGTCCGGGGATGCACAGAGTACAGTCCCAGGGGGCGGCAGTAGTCTCACCCTGGACGTCGCACAGGTCGTCCTGCTGATCTCTAAATCCTTCTTGATGAAGGTGAGGCCATTATCCAGGCTGATATCGATGAGGACGGCCCTAGAGCACAGAAAGGGCAGACGGTGACCCGCAGCCCAGACGGCACCGTGCGTGCGCTTGGCTCAACCTGCACCCGACCGTGGTCCTCGTTGTAACAGCTCTGATCAGCGGGTATTCAGGACCCTGAGTAGGGGGCAGCATGGGGCAGGAGGGCCCACCCCAGGACAGATGAGGCCCCCTGTGCAATGAAGGCTGAGCAGGCTGTGAGGAGCCCTGCAGGGCCCAGATGCCCTCGTGGCCACGGGCCAAGTGGCCAGGCGGGCTGTTTGGTGTCACCTcccaaactcttttccatgacaGAGCATGCTGGCTTGGCCCTGAAAGGTGCCTGGGCCACAGGTACCGTCCCTGGGGCCCGGCACCTCCTGCATCCTGCCCTCCTTGAGAGAGCCTGGGTGACAGGGGATCACAGCCCCTCAGGGGACCACCCGCACAGGTGGGTGCAGAGGAAGCCCTGAGCCCTCCCAGAACTGGTGTGAGCAGCTCCTCCAGAGGACGCATCACGCACGCTGGTCCCGCCATAGTGCCCATAACTGACCACATTCCCTGAGCTTTACGCTTACCGGCCCCGATTATTCATCTTCAGTCCTGGGCAGGTAACGGAGGTGTCTTCCACCGATAAAGCCTTCATTCCTGGAAGAAAGTGACACGCAAATAATGTCAATGGACATGTCCCCACATCCCCGACGCCCCTCCTGTGGCCCTTGGCAAGCAGAGCTCGCCCCTTGGCGGATGTCGGCTTCCgttctctgcctgcctgggagCACCTGCCTCACACCAAGTGCCGTGCTGCTGACCCGACTGTCATTTCAGCTGCGACCTTCTGAACATTCTTACCCTTCGTTGGAGCTCAGAATGAAAACTCAATGCTAAGTATGGTCAGGGGAAAGGATTGGTGTCTGGGTGGGGAAAGGCTAGGATTAAATGGGCAAAAATACCCAAAGCGGTGCAAACTGACTTTCCCGTTGGATGTGCCCAGTCCggagaggaggaggatgggacGGCAGCCCAGCACGCAGAGGGGCCTGGACAGGCATGAGTGACTGGAAAGGAGTTTTCAAACCAGTATTACATGCATGGGATGAActcccatttattagtgtcctctctaatttctcttaagagtgtccttcactttcttggttaggttcatttctaggtagtttattctttttgatgcatttgtgaatggaattgttttcctgatttctctttctgctagttcatcattagggtataggaatgcaacagatttctgtgtactaattctgtatcctgagaattggctgaattcagatattagttccagtagttttggaatggagcctttagggttttttatggcaTCATCTTTCAATCTCAAGTGAACACACCATCCTGGCAGACCTGGCAGAggctcagagccctggggctgcgTCGACTTCCCTTCCATAGACTCATGGACTCGAGTCCTTGCCTCCCAAGGGAAGGGAGAGCCCAGGAAAGGGCGGGGGTGCATCTCTTAGGGCGCACCCCACCCAAAACCCCACCAGGGCTACAGGACAGGCTGCTCCCGGGGGTATGATGGTGCTGGGGATCGATTCAGTCCTGGGCACGAGCGGCAGGTGCCCAAGCACCCAGCCAGTGACCCCTTCCACTGTCCATGCTGCTGGTTTTTGGGGTGTGCACAGTGAATGGCCAGCATGGGCCCTGGTTTGCTGGGGGACAGCTGTCACCGGGGGACAGGAGGGGCTGCTTACGGATGATTTCCTTCCCAGTGCGAAACTGACAGACAACGTCATCGTTGCGGACGCCCTGAAAACCTTTTCCAATAACCTTGACGGTCTTTTTCCCTGCAAGAGTAATATCCAGACATCTGTGTGGGGAAGCGTGGCGGTGTTTTCCTCAGATCACAGCTATGGCAGGCCGCCCCCACAACAGAATTCCCATGAACCCTTGGGGCGTGCAGCTGTAGCTGAACCCACATCTGGGCAACCCCCTGGCCAAATCTTCTCCTTTCGGTCATTGACGGCGTACTCCCGGGAGCCTGGGCTGGGTGCAGCCTTAGGtgcctctccccacttcccatgaCCCACGAAGTCCATCCATTAAAGGCCCCCAGCCTAGTTCCCTCCATAGGTGCAAACCCAGCCAggggtttctgctctgaaatcccGACGTGCCCCCTAATGGGCGCAGGCAGGGACCAGGCAACCCTGAGACTATACACATTCACACCACATGTGCCACacacgccacacacacacacacacggtgcgCTCATACACACCACACAGACTGGaaccacatacaacactcccaccacacacatggcacattcacaaaacacacacacacacactcctgcgtTTACAACAGCGACCCCAGTTATCACCTCTAGTGCACAGAGAGGAGAAGTCCACAGACGTAATCTCTACACAAGACCTGGCTATGAGCTgcagtagagagagagaggagtggcagGGTCACGGGTGTGGACGGCGGGGGCACGGCGTGCAGccccctccatccccctcactcacGGGGTCAATGATGTCTTCCAGTCCGCTGTATCCGGTGTCCACTGCAAGCACATGACCCACTGTGCCAGCAATTTCCAGGAGCtgaaagggagaggagacagcCTGGGCCCACAGCCAGGGGTGATGACCCAGAGGTCCCCATCCCAGGACACAGACACGGAGGGCTACACCCTGGCACCTCCAGCAGCCCACCCTCAGGGGAGGGAAAACCCTTCCACCCTCACCTCTGCTGTGCAGGTCTTACACAACACTTGCTACTCATTCTGAACGGCCACCTTGCACATCTTTCAACTCCCTGGGCCCAGCCTAAGCGGACAGCCCCCCCTCCTACTCCCCAGGGACCTCCTGGGGGGTGGAGGCCCATCGTCTGGGCGACCCTGAGAGCGCCGTCTTTGAAGCTTTCCCCTGCGAGGCTCCCAAGGGACCCCTCTTTCGCTGCTCAGAATTACCTGGTATTTCTGGGAATCTTGCACACCCACGAAATACAGAGTTGCCCCCAACTGCCTGGATTTTtcagcctgagaaagaggaagtgtTGGGTATAATAAATTTGGTCCAAATATGTGGACCCAAAGGCTGGTAACAATGGGCTTAACTCACTTCAACTTTTGTCTCCGCAAAGGATTCTGGTAGGAGTGGTCCACCTGTCAGCGCGATGATGAGGCTGGGGACCCTCTCTCCTGCGGGAGAGGCAGGGCGTGACTGGGTCAATGAGAGCAACGGCCACCGGCTTCCAGGACCCGAGCACTGCTCCCCATGCCTCACCCTCCTGGGGAGAGGCCACCCCGACCTGAGCACCTGCCACCACATGCCTGGAAGGCTTTGCAGCTTATCATGCAACAAGGAGGGCCTCCAGCCCAggacccactttgcagatgaggagactgagcccAGCTTAGGGTTCCTCCTACAGAACTGTCACTTCTCCCAGATGGCACAACCTTAGCCCTGAAAGGCAACGCCAGCAATTTCACAGGACAAGCACCAGCCTTCCAGAGGAGCAAAAGCAGGAGGGGGCACCCCTACTGTGCACGACTCCCGCCCGGCCACGCAGGCCCGTTCCAGCTCTGGgcctcacccacagctctcccgcGGGCACCTGCACACCCAGGCTCAGGGCTCGAGTAAGAGGCAGGTGAGCAGTAGACCCCCTCCCAGGCTCAGTGCCTCTCCCGGGGCCACACAGCTTCCCTAGACCCTACAGCCAAGGTGAGGATGCTTCTGGGACAGGCACAGTCGCTCACACTGCGGGAGACCCAGAGCAGGAGCCTCAGCCCAAGGGcgggagctggagggagaaggagtcaGGGCGGAGCGCCTGCTCAGCAGGGGGAAGCGCGGGCTCCCTCCTCACCCTGAGGCCCCGCCGCTCCAGGACCCTCTGGgtctccccctttctccttcatGCAGCCCGGCTCCAGGGCCAGCGCCCCCCACTTCCTAGGAACCATGGCGTCGTCCGCGGGACCCCTGGCTGTGCTGCGGAACATCACGGGGTggctttcagccccacccctcagAGCGGGAGGCTGCcgctcagagagggcaagcagCTGGTCCCGGCGTCAGCGCCAGGACGCGGCCTGGGCAGGGCCGCCCCGGCCTCAGGaaggcccaggcctggctctttcCCGGGACTCCACcgccaggaaggaggaagcagcTCCCTTACCTGCAGCACGTGTTCTTTCCATCTGCTCATTCGCCTgcagcaaaaggaaggaagatgtTGGGGGGGGACAGTGAGACGACCCAGTGATGACCCTCTGCCAACCTCATAAAGCAGAGGCACATCCCAGAAATCCAGATTCCGTACCCTTTTCAATCCGTGCTGCATATTTATGGCTCCTGAAGGTATGACATTCAACAGATCGACAAGaccagtgtttattttatttctgaaaagaaaaaaatcagagcaggtGGGAGATGGAATGAGGGGTTGCCTCTTACAAGCGGCCCCAGGCTGTCCTTGTCCGTCTGCACGAGCAGCCCTTCCGGGACGGGTGAGGGCCACGTCAAGCAGCCCTGGCCCGGCCCTCTGCCCCGTGCCTTTGGCATTGGCTGGCCTGGTTCCCACCGTCCCAGTCCCGTATCcggtgagtggggtggggagggcatgcGTCTGTCTAGCCCCATAGGTGTGGCCTGGGCTCTCTGCGCTCAGCTCTGTCTAAGCCGTGCAGAACTGGGGACCTCACCCCGGGATACACCCTGACTGCCCCCGGTGAGTATGGGGAGATGCCAAGTGTGATTCCATCACAGTGTGACTGGCAGCACGCCCGCCCCCCGGGGGCCCTGGTGAGGGCGCACTCTTCTCCCACCCTTAAGGCTAGGTTGGGAAGGTCACCGTGGCCCCTCCTGTCCACGGGCCCTGGGCCCCTCCAGTGCAGGGTCCTCGGGCCTTCTGCTGCTCCTCCCACTCCCAACCATTTTCCTCCATGAGAATCTGAACCTCCCTGCTACTCAGAAGCTCCATCCCCTCCCGCCTCCCGCCTAGACCCTCCTGGGATGCAGGCCCACGGGGCCTTCCTCCagcaccctgccccagcctggtgtTCAGGACCCACTCCTGGGCTCCCCTCACCAGACTCGGGGGGAACACGCTCCCCTCCACTGCAGCACCCACACTTGGGTGATACCATCCCTTCGTCCCTGGTTCTGACTGTCCCCTCTTCCCCAGTGGCCCGGGGCAGAAAGTGACACACAACCGCAGGTGCCAGGCTGTGTCCCTAGAGGCCCCCACATCTGCTCCACCTGATCTGGGAATCTTCGCAGTCGGCCTGCTCTAGGGAAAGGGTTGAGCATGGAGGGCTGGACTCGGAGGGGAGGAGTCTGCCTACCAGCACAGGGTCCGGCCAGGGCCAGTGCACAGGCTGCAGTGGGGCCCGGGGGGCCAGGGCTGtaggtgggggtgggcagagaggggagggcccAGGACACCGTGCCTGCACACCCGTGTGCTCCTCGGTGCGGCTCAGGgaccccctctgctccctggccctccctgtggcctgatCGCTGGGTCTGCTCTAGGGGATCAATGAAACACTTACCTGTCCGAGGTCAGCTGCATATTGACGTGGCCTTGCGTCGAGTATGTAATGAATGACATGCGCTGTTCAGGGCTTGGGAGGAAACATGGACTTGTGAGCAACTATACACACAGGGTGAAAGTGATGCTGGTGTGCAACAGGCAGGGGGCGCCCCCCAAGTTCCCTGCTCTCCGTTCTGTCTCTTAGTGTGGAGCCCATTTCCTGGACTCCACAAGTTCTCATCACTTTAGTGAAGGATCATGAGGCCCGGCAGGCGCGCAGCCCTCCTGTCAGAGTGCGGCAGAGCGCCCTGCGGACCCAAAGCCCGGaagtctgtttccctctctgcctctctctctctctcactcacacacacgcgcACAGGGCTGCTGCGTGCACAGGAGACAGGCAGCTACCTGCTCTTCACGAGGGCCTCCCTCGCTGgccgcccctctcccctcctgacAGATTCTTggtcctttcccttctcctcctccctggacgatcttccccacctccctccccctcgCCTCAAAGAAATTATGCTCCCTCCTCAGCCATTCATATTTCCTAATCTGTGAGGGCCTCCAGGGAAGATGTGCCCCTGAAAACAAGGACAGACCCCCAGGAAGGAGCCAAGCAGGGCTGCAGAGATTTTAGGAAACAAGTGTGATCTGTCCTTCTCTCCTGTTCGGAACAGTGACCTGAGCTTTGCGACCTGAGGCAGGCCCGGGTCCACTGCATCTAAACAGCAAAGTACTCAGAGAGGAAATCGCCCTGCAACACAGAGCTGAAAAGCCgtactttttaaatctgttcaccAAATCCCGCACAAAGCTCTGTGTGAACATCCAGTTGTGTACACCTTgtgatctgaaaaagaagaagacgTGAGTCAGAGACGGAGGTGCATGTATCATGTGAGCACGGttgctgccttccctgccttccacTGGCCCTTAGCAGGctcctccgtgtgtgtgtgtgtgtgtgcgtgcgtgtgtgtgtgtgtgtgtgcgtgtgtgtgtgtgtgtgcgcgtgcgtgtgtgtgtgtgcgtgcgtgcgtgtgtgtgtgtgtgcgtgcgtgcgtgtgtgtgtgtgcgtgtgtgtgcgtgtatgtgtgtgtgtgtgtgttgtgtgcatttgtaATGTGTTCTATCTTAAATTTATGTTCAagcatttccttgataaatttaaaaatgaaattacagacaAACTAGTGGCATgaagtgtgaaaaagacagactGGGAagctctaagccttagtttccacAAAGAAACACTGACCAAACAGAGGTTTAAACTGGAAACAGTATACTTCCACGGAAAACAACAAAGGTAGGCAGAAAccgagggaaaaagaaagaatggacatACAAGACAAGCAGAAGCAAACAATAAGATGATACAGCCAGGCCTTACACACCAAGCATCACTCTAAATGTGTGTGGCACCGGGTGGCTGAGTACATAATAAAACCCAAATatttgctgcttacaaaagactcattcaGCTCTAAAGATATATGTCGGTTAAAAGTGAAGTGATAGAAGAAGAAATTCCATGCAAGTGGAAATCAGAAGAAATCAGCCATagttatatcagataaaatagtctTCAAGCCAAAAATGGTAACAAGAGCCAGTGAAACAGGATTCTGGGTAAATGGTGGAGTAGAGAGAGCCTGAAGTCACCTTCTCCACCAGATCTACACTTACACACAGAGTCTTTCACCCTGAAGAAGAGTGGAGACTGAAGTGACCACCACCTTTTATacagagagggacagaaagatcACGCACACATggaaccccaaagcagcaggagacaCAGAGACGCAGGAACCCCAGGAACCCCAATCCCAGCACAGCAATTTCCCCGCCCGCTGATTAAGGGGCATGCAGGCCACAGATCTGGGCCATGTGGTTGGAGGGACTGAGTCCTCTAGAAACCACATGGTGGCCTTCAATCCTTTTCAAGAGGAAAGTCCCAGGGAACAAATGCCTGGGGCATTCTTTCTGCCCCAGGGAGTCCGCAGAGAGTCTGTTCCTTGAATGTGACCGGAcagtccctgcttccctctctcagagCCTGGGGCCCCCTACTGACCCCAGGGACAGCACTGTTCTATGGCAGCGACTAGAGCAGGTGGGCCACTCACGAGTCTAGGACGAAGTACACGTCGTAAGTGCTCCAGCAGGATTCCCCAtctgctgggctctcctggagcctggagctggggtcgTGACCTTGGTCCTGGGTGGGGTGGCGGAGGGTGCTCCTGGTGGTCGGGAGCGGAGATggcggcagcagcagcaggaacacCACCAGCACGGGGCCCCGCATCCTGGGGCCGCTGTTCTTGCCTCGGCCCAGTCCCTGGGGGCCCAGGCGGGCCCCGTAAACTGCAGGCCACCTCAGGCCAacacctcctctgcttcctcgCGGGCTCAGGGTCCTCGGCACTCCCGACCTCAGCGCTACTCACGCTCTGATCAGTATACCTTGCACCTGCCAGCAGCCACCTGATACCTGCCCTGTGGGTCCAAGTAGCAAGTGGTGGGCTGTGGGGTGATGGCCCCGCTACTTATGCACCTTCACCCCGCCCTGCTGACGTAGGTCCATTATGATGGACAATAGGTTGCCCTGGTGACCTTGTGAA from the Manis javanica isolate MJ-LG chromosome 11, MJ_LKY, whole genome shotgun sequence genome contains:
- the LOC140844705 gene encoding anthrax toxin receptor-like; amino-acid sequence: MRGPVLVVFLLLLPPSPLPTTRSTLRHPTQDQGHDPSSRLQESPADGESCWSTYDVYFVLDSSQGVHNWMFTQSFVRDLVNRFKNPEQRMSFITYSTQGHVNMQLTSDRNKINTGLVDLLNVIPSGAINMQHGLKRANEQMERTRAAGERVPSLIIALTGGPLLPESFAETKVEAEKSRQLGATLYFVGVQDSQKYQLLEIAGTVGHVLAVDTGYSGLEDIIDPLIARSCVEITSVDFSSLCTRGKKTVKVIGKGFQGVRNDDVVCQFRTGKEIIRMKALSVEDTSVTCPGLKMNNRGRAVLIDISLDNGLTFIKKDLEISRTTCATSREGTPPALLGATPPPAQQRALPDGGPEDKEDTQPDGGPPRGVFLSLHSLYWAVPLLMLPFFLVLCCCCIWRWRSKSSPAALAQKCPSVIVSCCRNPDKEKMKVPERCDSAVPLMMPHCESLSCGTWIYHQPSVHCSHFSKICSWCQRAQPIRYQRNDAIHTCCNLEALESSCESLSP